From a single Ursus arctos isolate Adak ecotype North America unplaced genomic scaffold, UrsArc2.0 scaffold_34, whole genome shotgun sequence genomic region:
- the CUNH12orf43 gene encoding protein CUSTOS isoform X2, with amino-acid sequence MAAPNSALSDLESSSSSDAEELARCREAAMPAWGLEQRQRGPEKPRADAGNNQWPATQPSLRRRVDEHEQDGNELQTTPEFRAHVAKKLGALLDSSITISEVVKEPAKAEVQKVPAEDDGFRLFFTSIPGGSENKAAPQPARKRLPSSSSGDSEEERQRCQEAAVSASDIFQESAIHGPIRVDGEAKKKKKKLKKKAKKEASADLVAAATTTTTSGTAVGKQEKQSPKLNGDQASLGTKKKRRKKKAKKTSEASPFPPTKSAVATPAN; translated from the exons ATGGCGGCGCCCAATAGCGCCCTGAGTGatttggagagcagcagcagcagcgatGCGGAGGAGCTGGCACGGTGCCGGGAGGCGGCGATGCCGGCCTGGGGCTTGGAGCAGCGCCAGAGAGGGCCGGAGAAGCCAAGAGCCG ATGCCGGAAATAATCAGTGGCCAGCCACCCAGCCGAGCCTCAG GCGTAGAGTGGACGAACATGAACAAGATGGCAATGAACTTCAGACCACCCCTGAATTCCGAGCCCACGTAGCCAAGAAACTGGGAGCCCTGCTGGACAG CTCAATTACCATCTCCGAAGTCGTGAAGGAGCCAGCGAAGGCTGAGGTGCAGAAAGTCCCCGCAGAGGATGATG GCTTCCGCCTCTTCTTCACATCCATCCCTGGAGGCTCCGAGAATAAAGCTGCCCCCCAGCCTGCCCGAAAGCGATTACCTTCCAGCTCCAG CGGGGACAGTGAGGAGGAGAGGCAGCGATGCCAGGAGGCAGCTGTGTCGGCCTCCGACATCTTCCAGGAATCTGCCATCCACGGCCCTATCAGAGTAGATGGAGaggcaaagaagaagaaaaagaagttgaaaaagaaagccaagaagGAGGCCAGTGCCGACTTGGTCgctgccgccaccaccaccaccacaagtgGGACCGCAGTTGGGAAGCAGGAAAAGCAGTCACCCAAGCTCAATGGAGACCAGGCATCACTTGGGaccaaaaagaagagaaggaagaaaaaagccaagaagacCAGTGAGGCTTccccattcccaccaacaaagaGTGCAGTGGCCACACCTGCAAACTGA
- the CUNH12orf43 gene encoding protein CUSTOS isoform X1, which translates to MAAPNSALSDLESSSSSDAEELARCREAAMPAWGLEQRQRGPEKPRADAGNNQWPATQPSLRRRVDEHEQDGNELQTTPEFRAHVAKKLGALLDSSITISEVVKEPAKAEVQKVPAEDDGFRLFFTSIPGGSENKAAPQPARKRLPSSSSSGDSEEERQRCQEAAVSASDIFQESAIHGPIRVDGEAKKKKKKLKKKAKKEASADLVAAATTTTTSGTAVGKQEKQSPKLNGDQASLGTKKKRRKKKAKKTSEASPFPPTKSAVATPAN; encoded by the exons ATGGCGGCGCCCAATAGCGCCCTGAGTGatttggagagcagcagcagcagcgatGCGGAGGAGCTGGCACGGTGCCGGGAGGCGGCGATGCCGGCCTGGGGCTTGGAGCAGCGCCAGAGAGGGCCGGAGAAGCCAAGAGCCG ATGCCGGAAATAATCAGTGGCCAGCCACCCAGCCGAGCCTCAG GCGTAGAGTGGACGAACATGAACAAGATGGCAATGAACTTCAGACCACCCCTGAATTCCGAGCCCACGTAGCCAAGAAACTGGGAGCCCTGCTGGACAG CTCAATTACCATCTCCGAAGTCGTGAAGGAGCCAGCGAAGGCTGAGGTGCAGAAAGTCCCCGCAGAGGATGATG GCTTCCGCCTCTTCTTCACATCCATCCCTGGAGGCTCCGAGAATAAAGCTGCCCCCCAGCCTGCCCGAAAGCGATTACCTTCCAGCTCCAG CAGCGGGGACAGTGAGGAGGAGAGGCAGCGATGCCAGGAGGCAGCTGTGTCGGCCTCCGACATCTTCCAGGAATCTGCCATCCACGGCCCTATCAGAGTAGATGGAGaggcaaagaagaagaaaaagaagttgaaaaagaaagccaagaagGAGGCCAGTGCCGACTTGGTCgctgccgccaccaccaccaccacaagtgGGACCGCAGTTGGGAAGCAGGAAAAGCAGTCACCCAAGCTCAATGGAGACCAGGCATCACTTGGGaccaaaaagaagagaaggaagaaaaaagccaagaagacCAGTGAGGCTTccccattcccaccaacaaagaGTGCAGTGGCCACACCTGCAAACTGA
- the HNF1A gene encoding hepatocyte nuclear factor 1-alpha isoform X4 — MVSKLSQLQTELLAALLESGLSKEALIQALGEPGPYLLAGDGPLDKGESCGGGRGELAELPNGLGEARGSEDETDDDGEDFTPPILKELENLSPEEAAHQKAVVETLLQEDPWRVAKMVKSYLQQHNIPQREVVDTTGLNQSHLSQHLNKGTPMKTQKRAALYTWYVRKQREVAQQFTHAGQGGLIEEPTGDELPTKKGRRNRFKWGPASQQILFQAYERQKNPSKEEREALVEECNRAECIQRGVSPSQAQGLGSNLVTEVRVYNWFANRRKEEAFRHKLAMDTYSGPPPGPGPGPTLPAHSSPGLPPPALSPSKVHGVRYGQPATSEGAEVPSSSGGPLVTVSAPLHQVSPTGLEPSHSLLSTEAKLVSATGGPLPPVSTLTALHSLEQTSPGLNQQPQNLIMASLPGVMAIGPGEPASLGPTFTNTGASTLVIGLASTQAQSVPVINSMGSSLTTLQPVQFSQPLHPSYQQPLMPPMQSHVAQSPFMATMAQLQSPHALYSHKPEVAQYTHTGLLPQTMLITDTTNLSALASLTPTKQVFTADTEASSESGLHTPASQTTTIHIPSQDPAGIQHLQPAHRLSASPTVSSSSLVLYQSSDSNNGHSHLLPSNHSVIETFISTQMASSSQ, encoded by the exons ATGGTTTCTAAACTGAGCCAGCTGCAGACGGAGCTCCTGGCGGCCCTGCTCGAGTCGGGCCTGAGCAAAGAGGCACTGATCCAGGCACTGGGTGAGCCGGGGCCCTACCTGCTGGCTGGAGATGGCCCCCTGGACAAGGGGGAGTCCTGCGGCGGCGGTCGAGGGGAGCTGGCCGAGCTGCCCAATGGGCTGGGGGAGGCGAGGGGCTCCGAGGACGAGACGGACGACGATGGGGAAGACTTCACACCGCCCATCCTCAAAGAGCTGGAGAACCTCAGCCCCGAGGAGGCGGCCCACCAGAAAGCCGTGGTGGAGACCTTGCTGCA GGAGGACCCATGGCGCGTGGCCAAGATGGTCAAGTCCTACCTGCAGCAGCACAACATCCCGCAGAGGGAGGTGGTTGACACCACTGGCCTCAACCAGTCGCACCTGTCCCAGCACCTCAACAAGGGCACCCCCATGAAGACGCAGAAGCGAGCCGCCCTGTACACCTGGTACGTCCGCAAGCAGCGAGAGGTGGCGCAGC AGTTCACCCACGCAGGGCAGGGTGGGCTGATTGAAGAGCCCACAGGTGATGAGCTGCCAACCAAGAAAGGGCGGAGAAACCGTTTCAAGTGGGGCCCAGCCTCCCAGCAGATCCTGTTCCAGGCCTATGAGAGGCAGAAGAACCCCAGCAAGGAGGAGCGAGAGGCATTGGTGGAGGAGTGCAATCG GGCGGAGTGCATCCAGAGGGGGGTGTCACCGTCACAGGCACAGGGGCTGGGCTCCAACCTCGTCACGGAGGTGCGTGTCTACAACTGGTTTGCCAATCGGCGCAAGGAAGAAGCTTTTCGTCACAAGCTGGCCATGGACACATACAGTGGGCCGCCACCAGGGCCAGGCCCGGGCCCCACACTGCCTGCCCACAGCTCCCCAGGCTTGCCCCCACCCGCCCTCTCCCCCAGTAAGGTCCATG GTGTGCGCTACGGACAGCCAGCAACCAGCGAGGGGGCGGAAGTGCCCTCCAGCAGCGGTGGCCCCTTGGTGACAGTGTCTGCTCCCCTGCACCAAGTGTCCCCCACGGGCCTGGAGCCCAGTCACAGCCTGCTGAGCACCGAAGCCAAGCTG GTCTCAGCAACGGGGGGCCCCTTGCCCCCTGTCAGCACCCTGACAGCGCTGCACAGCTTGGAGCAGACCTCCCCGGGCCTCAACCAACAGCCCCAGAATCTCATCATGGCGTCGCTTCCCGGGGTCATGGCCATTGGGCCTGGTGAGcctgcctccctgggccccaCGTTCACCAACACGGGCGCTTCCACCCTGGTTATTG GCCTGGCCTCCACTCAGGCACAGAGCGTGCCGGTCATCAACAGCATGGGCAGCAGCCTGACGACCCTGCAGCCCGTCCAGTTCTCCCAGCCGCTGCACCCCTCCTACCAGCAGCCGCTCATGCCCCCCATGCAGAGCCATGTGGCCCAGAGCCCCTTCATGGCCACCATGGCCCAGCTGCAGAGCCCCCACG CCCTCTACAGCCACAAGCCTGAGGTGGCCCAGTACACCCACACGGGCCTGCTTCCGCAGACCATGCTCATCACCGACACCACCAACCTGAGTGCCCTGGCCAGCCTCACGCCCACCAAGCAG GTCTTCACCGCAGACACTGAAGCCTCCAGTGAGTCCGGGCTTCACACGCCGGCGTCTCAGACCACCACTATCCACATCCCCAGCCAGGACCCCGCTGGCATCCAGCACCTGCAGCCTGCCCACCGGCTCAGCGCCAGCCCCACGG TGTCCTCCAGCAGCCTGGTGTTGTACCAGAGCTCCGACTCCAACAATGGCCACAGCCACCTGCTGCCATCCAACCACAGTGTCATCGAGACCTTCATTTCCACGCAGATGGCTTCATCCTCCCAGTAA
- the HNF1A gene encoding hepatocyte nuclear factor 1-alpha isoform X3 has product MVSKLSQLQTELLAALLESGLSKEALIQALGEPGPYLLAGDGPLDKGESCGGGRGELAELPNGLGEARGSEDETDDDGEDFTPPILKELENLSPEEAAHQKAVVETLLQEDPWRVAKMVKSYLQQHNIPQREVVDTTGLNQSHLSQHLNKGTPMKTQKRAALYTWYVRKQREVAQQFTHAGQGGLIEEPTGDELPTKKGRRNRFKWGPASQQILFQAYERQKNPSKEEREALVEECNRAECIQRGVSPSQAQGLGSNLVTEVRVYNWFANRRKEEAFRHKLAMDTYSGPPPGPGPGPTLPAHSSPGLPPPALSPSKVHGVRYGQPATSEGAEVPSSSGGPLVTVSAPLHQVSPTGLEPSHSLLSTEAKLVSATGGPLPPVSTLTALHSLEQTSPGLNQQPQNLIMASLPGVMAIGPGEPASLGPTFTNTGASTLVIGLASTQAQSVPVINSMGSSLTTLQPVQFSQPLHPSYQQPLMPPMQSHVAQSPFMATMAQLQSPHALYSHKPEVAQYTHTGLLPQTMLITDTTNLSALASLTPTKQVFTADTEASSESGLHTPASQTTTIHIPSQDPAGIQHLQPAHRLSASPTGEQPFPAPSAGEEVSSSSLVLYQSSDSNNGHSHLLPSNHSVIETFISTQMASSSQ; this is encoded by the exons ATGGTTTCTAAACTGAGCCAGCTGCAGACGGAGCTCCTGGCGGCCCTGCTCGAGTCGGGCCTGAGCAAAGAGGCACTGATCCAGGCACTGGGTGAGCCGGGGCCCTACCTGCTGGCTGGAGATGGCCCCCTGGACAAGGGGGAGTCCTGCGGCGGCGGTCGAGGGGAGCTGGCCGAGCTGCCCAATGGGCTGGGGGAGGCGAGGGGCTCCGAGGACGAGACGGACGACGATGGGGAAGACTTCACACCGCCCATCCTCAAAGAGCTGGAGAACCTCAGCCCCGAGGAGGCGGCCCACCAGAAAGCCGTGGTGGAGACCTTGCTGCA GGAGGACCCATGGCGCGTGGCCAAGATGGTCAAGTCCTACCTGCAGCAGCACAACATCCCGCAGAGGGAGGTGGTTGACACCACTGGCCTCAACCAGTCGCACCTGTCCCAGCACCTCAACAAGGGCACCCCCATGAAGACGCAGAAGCGAGCCGCCCTGTACACCTGGTACGTCCGCAAGCAGCGAGAGGTGGCGCAGC AGTTCACCCACGCAGGGCAGGGTGGGCTGATTGAAGAGCCCACAGGTGATGAGCTGCCAACCAAGAAAGGGCGGAGAAACCGTTTCAAGTGGGGCCCAGCCTCCCAGCAGATCCTGTTCCAGGCCTATGAGAGGCAGAAGAACCCCAGCAAGGAGGAGCGAGAGGCATTGGTGGAGGAGTGCAATCG GGCGGAGTGCATCCAGAGGGGGGTGTCACCGTCACAGGCACAGGGGCTGGGCTCCAACCTCGTCACGGAGGTGCGTGTCTACAACTGGTTTGCCAATCGGCGCAAGGAAGAAGCTTTTCGTCACAAGCTGGCCATGGACACATACAGTGGGCCGCCACCAGGGCCAGGCCCGGGCCCCACACTGCCTGCCCACAGCTCCCCAGGCTTGCCCCCACCCGCCCTCTCCCCCAGTAAGGTCCATG GTGTGCGCTACGGACAGCCAGCAACCAGCGAGGGGGCGGAAGTGCCCTCCAGCAGCGGTGGCCCCTTGGTGACAGTGTCTGCTCCCCTGCACCAAGTGTCCCCCACGGGCCTGGAGCCCAGTCACAGCCTGCTGAGCACCGAAGCCAAGCTG GTCTCAGCAACGGGGGGCCCCTTGCCCCCTGTCAGCACCCTGACAGCGCTGCACAGCTTGGAGCAGACCTCCCCGGGCCTCAACCAACAGCCCCAGAATCTCATCATGGCGTCGCTTCCCGGGGTCATGGCCATTGGGCCTGGTGAGcctgcctccctgggccccaCGTTCACCAACACGGGCGCTTCCACCCTGGTTATTG GCCTGGCCTCCACTCAGGCACAGAGCGTGCCGGTCATCAACAGCATGGGCAGCAGCCTGACGACCCTGCAGCCCGTCCAGTTCTCCCAGCCGCTGCACCCCTCCTACCAGCAGCCGCTCATGCCCCCCATGCAGAGCCATGTGGCCCAGAGCCCCTTCATGGCCACCATGGCCCAGCTGCAGAGCCCCCACG CCCTCTACAGCCACAAGCCTGAGGTGGCCCAGTACACCCACACGGGCCTGCTTCCGCAGACCATGCTCATCACCGACACCACCAACCTGAGTGCCCTGGCCAGCCTCACGCCCACCAAGCAG GTCTTCACCGCAGACACTGAAGCCTCCAGTGAGTCCGGGCTTCACACGCCGGCGTCTCAGACCACCACTATCCACATCCCCAGCCAGGACCCCGCTGGCATCCAGCACCTGCAGCCTGCCCACCGGCTCAGCGCCAGCCCCACGGGTGAGcagcccttccctgctccctcgGCTGGGGAGGAAG TGTCCTCCAGCAGCCTGGTGTTGTACCAGAGCTCCGACTCCAACAATGGCCACAGCCACCTGCTGCCATCCAACCACAGTGTCATCGAGACCTTCATTTCCACGCAGATGGCTTCATCCTCCCAGTAA
- the HNF1A gene encoding hepatocyte nuclear factor 1-alpha isoform X2 codes for MVSKLSQLQTELLAALLESGLSKEALIQALGEPGPYLLAGDGPLDKGESCGGGRGELAELPNGLGEARGSEDETDDDGEDFTPPILKELENLSPEEAAHQKAVVETLLQEDPWRVAKMVKSYLQQHNIPQREVVDTTGLNQSHLSQHLNKGTPMKTQKRAALYTWYVRKQREVAQQFTHAGQGGLIEEPTGDELPTKKGRRNRFKWGPASQQILFQAYERQKNPSKEEREALVEECNRAECIQRGVSPSQAQGLGSNLVTEVRVYNWFANRRKEEAFRHKLAMDTYSGPPPGPGPGPTLPAHSSPGLPPPALSPSKVHGVRYGQPATSEGAEVPSSSGGPLVTVSAPLHQVSPTGLEPSHSLLSTEAKLVSATGGPLPPVSTLTALHSLEQTSPGLNQQPQNLIMASLPGVMAIGPGEPASLGPTFTNTGASTLVIGLASTQAQSVPVINSMGSSLTTLQPVQFSQPLHPSYQQPLMPPMQSHVAQSPFMATMAQLQSPHALYSHKPEVAQYTHTGLLPQTMLITDTTNLSALASLTPTKQVRPGPPGPLLRPLPRAHPCGAQKAPVFPQVFTADTEASSESGLHTPASQTTTIHIPSQDPAGIQHLQPAHRLSASPTVSSSSLVLYQSSDSNNGHSHLLPSNHSVIETFISTQMASSSQ; via the exons ATGGTTTCTAAACTGAGCCAGCTGCAGACGGAGCTCCTGGCGGCCCTGCTCGAGTCGGGCCTGAGCAAAGAGGCACTGATCCAGGCACTGGGTGAGCCGGGGCCCTACCTGCTGGCTGGAGATGGCCCCCTGGACAAGGGGGAGTCCTGCGGCGGCGGTCGAGGGGAGCTGGCCGAGCTGCCCAATGGGCTGGGGGAGGCGAGGGGCTCCGAGGACGAGACGGACGACGATGGGGAAGACTTCACACCGCCCATCCTCAAAGAGCTGGAGAACCTCAGCCCCGAGGAGGCGGCCCACCAGAAAGCCGTGGTGGAGACCTTGCTGCA GGAGGACCCATGGCGCGTGGCCAAGATGGTCAAGTCCTACCTGCAGCAGCACAACATCCCGCAGAGGGAGGTGGTTGACACCACTGGCCTCAACCAGTCGCACCTGTCCCAGCACCTCAACAAGGGCACCCCCATGAAGACGCAGAAGCGAGCCGCCCTGTACACCTGGTACGTCCGCAAGCAGCGAGAGGTGGCGCAGC AGTTCACCCACGCAGGGCAGGGTGGGCTGATTGAAGAGCCCACAGGTGATGAGCTGCCAACCAAGAAAGGGCGGAGAAACCGTTTCAAGTGGGGCCCAGCCTCCCAGCAGATCCTGTTCCAGGCCTATGAGAGGCAGAAGAACCCCAGCAAGGAGGAGCGAGAGGCATTGGTGGAGGAGTGCAATCG GGCGGAGTGCATCCAGAGGGGGGTGTCACCGTCACAGGCACAGGGGCTGGGCTCCAACCTCGTCACGGAGGTGCGTGTCTACAACTGGTTTGCCAATCGGCGCAAGGAAGAAGCTTTTCGTCACAAGCTGGCCATGGACACATACAGTGGGCCGCCACCAGGGCCAGGCCCGGGCCCCACACTGCCTGCCCACAGCTCCCCAGGCTTGCCCCCACCCGCCCTCTCCCCCAGTAAGGTCCATG GTGTGCGCTACGGACAGCCAGCAACCAGCGAGGGGGCGGAAGTGCCCTCCAGCAGCGGTGGCCCCTTGGTGACAGTGTCTGCTCCCCTGCACCAAGTGTCCCCCACGGGCCTGGAGCCCAGTCACAGCCTGCTGAGCACCGAAGCCAAGCTG GTCTCAGCAACGGGGGGCCCCTTGCCCCCTGTCAGCACCCTGACAGCGCTGCACAGCTTGGAGCAGACCTCCCCGGGCCTCAACCAACAGCCCCAGAATCTCATCATGGCGTCGCTTCCCGGGGTCATGGCCATTGGGCCTGGTGAGcctgcctccctgggccccaCGTTCACCAACACGGGCGCTTCCACCCTGGTTATTG GCCTGGCCTCCACTCAGGCACAGAGCGTGCCGGTCATCAACAGCATGGGCAGCAGCCTGACGACCCTGCAGCCCGTCCAGTTCTCCCAGCCGCTGCACCCCTCCTACCAGCAGCCGCTCATGCCCCCCATGCAGAGCCATGTGGCCCAGAGCCCCTTCATGGCCACCATGGCCCAGCTGCAGAGCCCCCACG CCCTCTACAGCCACAAGCCTGAGGTGGCCCAGTACACCCACACGGGCCTGCTTCCGCAGACCATGCTCATCACCGACACCACCAACCTGAGTGCCCTGGCCAGCCTCACGCCCACCAAGCAGGTAAGGCCCGGCCCGCCCGGCCCCTTgctcaggcccctccccagagcgCACCCATGCGGGGCTCAGAAGGCTCCTGTGTTCCCCCAGGTCTTCACCGCAGACACTGAAGCCTCCAGTGAGTCCGGGCTTCACACGCCGGCGTCTCAGACCACCACTATCCACATCCCCAGCCAGGACCCCGCTGGCATCCAGCACCTGCAGCCTGCCCACCGGCTCAGCGCCAGCCCCACGG TGTCCTCCAGCAGCCTGGTGTTGTACCAGAGCTCCGACTCCAACAATGGCCACAGCCACCTGCTGCCATCCAACCACAGTGTCATCGAGACCTTCATTTCCACGCAGATGGCTTCATCCTCCCAGTAA
- the HNF1A gene encoding hepatocyte nuclear factor 1-alpha isoform X1 — MVSKLSQLQTELLAALLESGLSKEALIQALGEPGPYLLAGDGPLDKGESCGGGRGELAELPNGLGEARGSEDETDDDGEDFTPPILKELENLSPEEAAHQKAVVETLLQEDPWRVAKMVKSYLQQHNIPQREVVDTTGLNQSHLSQHLNKGTPMKTQKRAALYTWYVRKQREVAQQFTHAGQGGLIEEPTGDELPTKKGRRNRFKWGPASQQILFQAYERQKNPSKEEREALVEECNRAECIQRGVSPSQAQGLGSNLVTEVRVYNWFANRRKEEAFRHKLAMDTYSGPPPGPGPGPTLPAHSSPGLPPPALSPSKVHGVRYGQPATSEGAEVPSSSGGPLVTVSAPLHQVSPTGLEPSHSLLSTEAKLVSVPTPHGGTSVQPHLPPSLGWEILESSPGRQCGPQAQLGFPSKVSATGGPLPPVSTLTALHSLEQTSPGLNQQPQNLIMASLPGVMAIGPGEPASLGPTFTNTGASTLVIGLASTQAQSVPVINSMGSSLTTLQPVQFSQPLHPSYQQPLMPPMQSHVAQSPFMATMAQLQSPHALYSHKPEVAQYTHTGLLPQTMLITDTTNLSALASLTPTKQVFTADTEASSESGLHTPASQTTTIHIPSQDPAGIQHLQPAHRLSASPTVSSSSLVLYQSSDSNNGHSHLLPSNHSVIETFISTQMASSSQ; from the exons ATGGTTTCTAAACTGAGCCAGCTGCAGACGGAGCTCCTGGCGGCCCTGCTCGAGTCGGGCCTGAGCAAAGAGGCACTGATCCAGGCACTGGGTGAGCCGGGGCCCTACCTGCTGGCTGGAGATGGCCCCCTGGACAAGGGGGAGTCCTGCGGCGGCGGTCGAGGGGAGCTGGCCGAGCTGCCCAATGGGCTGGGGGAGGCGAGGGGCTCCGAGGACGAGACGGACGACGATGGGGAAGACTTCACACCGCCCATCCTCAAAGAGCTGGAGAACCTCAGCCCCGAGGAGGCGGCCCACCAGAAAGCCGTGGTGGAGACCTTGCTGCA GGAGGACCCATGGCGCGTGGCCAAGATGGTCAAGTCCTACCTGCAGCAGCACAACATCCCGCAGAGGGAGGTGGTTGACACCACTGGCCTCAACCAGTCGCACCTGTCCCAGCACCTCAACAAGGGCACCCCCATGAAGACGCAGAAGCGAGCCGCCCTGTACACCTGGTACGTCCGCAAGCAGCGAGAGGTGGCGCAGC AGTTCACCCACGCAGGGCAGGGTGGGCTGATTGAAGAGCCCACAGGTGATGAGCTGCCAACCAAGAAAGGGCGGAGAAACCGTTTCAAGTGGGGCCCAGCCTCCCAGCAGATCCTGTTCCAGGCCTATGAGAGGCAGAAGAACCCCAGCAAGGAGGAGCGAGAGGCATTGGTGGAGGAGTGCAATCG GGCGGAGTGCATCCAGAGGGGGGTGTCACCGTCACAGGCACAGGGGCTGGGCTCCAACCTCGTCACGGAGGTGCGTGTCTACAACTGGTTTGCCAATCGGCGCAAGGAAGAAGCTTTTCGTCACAAGCTGGCCATGGACACATACAGTGGGCCGCCACCAGGGCCAGGCCCGGGCCCCACACTGCCTGCCCACAGCTCCCCAGGCTTGCCCCCACCCGCCCTCTCCCCCAGTAAGGTCCATG GTGTGCGCTACGGACAGCCAGCAACCAGCGAGGGGGCGGAAGTGCCCTCCAGCAGCGGTGGCCCCTTGGTGACAGTGTCTGCTCCCCTGCACCAAGTGTCCCCCACGGGCCTGGAGCCCAGTCACAGCCTGCTGAGCACCGAAGCCAAGCTGGTGAGTGTCCCCACACCTCACGGGGGGACATCCGTCCAACCCCATCTTCCACCTTCCCTTGGCTGGGAGATTCTGGAGTCGTCCCCTGGGAGACAGTGTGGGCCCCAGGCTCAGCTTGGTTTTCCCTCCAAGGTCTCAGCAACGGGGGGCCCCTTGCCCCCTGTCAGCACCCTGACAGCGCTGCACAGCTTGGAGCAGACCTCCCCGGGCCTCAACCAACAGCCCCAGAATCTCATCATGGCGTCGCTTCCCGGGGTCATGGCCATTGGGCCTGGTGAGcctgcctccctgggccccaCGTTCACCAACACGGGCGCTTCCACCCTGGTTATTG GCCTGGCCTCCACTCAGGCACAGAGCGTGCCGGTCATCAACAGCATGGGCAGCAGCCTGACGACCCTGCAGCCCGTCCAGTTCTCCCAGCCGCTGCACCCCTCCTACCAGCAGCCGCTCATGCCCCCCATGCAGAGCCATGTGGCCCAGAGCCCCTTCATGGCCACCATGGCCCAGCTGCAGAGCCCCCACG CCCTCTACAGCCACAAGCCTGAGGTGGCCCAGTACACCCACACGGGCCTGCTTCCGCAGACCATGCTCATCACCGACACCACCAACCTGAGTGCCCTGGCCAGCCTCACGCCCACCAAGCAG GTCTTCACCGCAGACACTGAAGCCTCCAGTGAGTCCGGGCTTCACACGCCGGCGTCTCAGACCACCACTATCCACATCCCCAGCCAGGACCCCGCTGGCATCCAGCACCTGCAGCCTGCCCACCGGCTCAGCGCCAGCCCCACGG TGTCCTCCAGCAGCCTGGTGTTGTACCAGAGCTCCGACTCCAACAATGGCCACAGCCACCTGCTGCCATCCAACCACAGTGTCATCGAGACCTTCATTTCCACGCAGATGGCTTCATCCTCCCAGTAA